A single genomic interval of halophilic archaeon DL31 harbors:
- a CDS encoding glycosyl transferase family 2 (PFAM: Glycosyl transferase, family 2~KEGG: hvo:HVO_0704 dolichol-P-glucose transferase) — protein MSRSVGLVVPAYRPDVERLSSFVKALDERLEPTEFRIELDDPGPGDAAALASLPATVNVADRRRGKGAAITEGFEALSTDVLAFADADGSTPADSVANVISAVESGEFDLAAGSRRHPKATVKSHQKVLRRFLGDGFAWLARRLLGPNLHDYQCGAKAVSANFWARLRRHLYESGFAWDIELIAVAGALGGRIAEVPVVWEDQPASTVDPITDSVAMFTGLLGARQRAAVVRGSRLHQLLDRRSNRTPLVEQS, from the coding sequence ATGTCTCGCTCCGTCGGCCTGGTGGTCCCTGCCTACCGGCCGGACGTGGAACGGCTCTCGTCGTTCGTCAAGGCGCTCGACGAGCGCCTCGAACCCACGGAGTTCCGAATCGAACTCGACGATCCCGGACCCGGGGATGCAGCGGCACTTGCCTCGCTCCCAGCGACCGTCAACGTCGCCGACCGCCGGCGCGGAAAGGGCGCCGCCATCACCGAGGGGTTCGAGGCGCTCTCGACTGACGTGCTGGCGTTCGCCGACGCCGACGGTTCGACACCAGCTGATTCCGTCGCCAACGTGATTTCGGCCGTCGAGTCGGGAGAGTTCGACCTCGCGGCCGGCTCTCGACGCCACCCGAAGGCAACGGTGAAGTCCCACCAGAAGGTGCTCCGGCGGTTCCTCGGCGACGGATTCGCGTGGCTGGCCCGCCGACTGCTCGGCCCGAACCTCCACGACTACCAGTGCGGGGCGAAAGCCGTCTCGGCGAACTTCTGGGCACGGCTGCGGCGCCACCTCTACGAGTCGGGATTCGCATGGGATATCGAACTCATCGCGGTTGCTGGTGCGCTCGGCGGACGCATCGCCGAAGTTCCGGTCGTGTGGGAGGACCAGCCAGCGTCGACGGTAGACCCGATTACGGACTCGGTTGCGATGTTCACGGGGCTGCTCGGTGCGCGCCAGCGTGCTGCGGTGGTCCGGGGGAGTCGCCTCCACCAACTGCTCGACAGGCGGTCGAACCGGACGCCGCTGGTGGAACAGTCATGA
- a CDS encoding GtrA family protein (PFAM: GtrA-like protein~KEGG: hvo:HVO_0705 GtrA-like family protein), which translates to MSAREELLTASRFGQFLSVGVVGAAFDITTSSVLTASLGVAPEVAKLIGAEVAIIIMFAINERWTFAGHGLGGRAAVLKRFLKSNLVRSGGVGVQVVVVYFLTRLPIDLQFLGVDLWELATFPIAIASSLLLNYILESLFTWRVTAE; encoded by the coding sequence ATGAGTGCCCGCGAGGAACTCCTGACTGCGAGCCGGTTCGGGCAGTTCCTCTCCGTCGGCGTCGTCGGTGCCGCCTTCGACATCACCACCAGTTCGGTACTCACCGCCAGCCTCGGCGTTGCACCCGAGGTGGCGAAACTGATCGGCGCGGAGGTGGCCATCATCATCATGTTCGCAATCAACGAACGCTGGACGTTCGCGGGCCACGGCCTCGGCGGCCGGGCGGCGGTGCTCAAGCGTTTTCTGAAGTCCAACCTCGTGCGCAGCGGGGGCGTCGGCGTCCAGGTCGTCGTCGTCTACTTCCTTACTCGGCTCCCCATCGACCTCCAGTTCCTCGGCGTGGACCTCTGGGAGCTGGCAACGTTCCCCATCGCAATTGCCTCCTCGCTCCTGCTCAACTACATCCTCGAGAGCCTCTTCACGTGGCGCGTCACGGCGGAGTGA
- a CDS encoding DNA polymerase B region (KEGG: nph:NP1508A family B DNA-directed DNA polymerase~PFAM: DNA-directed DNA polymerase, family B, conserved region; DNA-directed DNA polymerase, family B, exonuclease domain~SMART: DNA-directed DNA polymerase, family B; Hedgehog/intein hint, N-terminal) yields the protein MNESEQQGLGDFAVPDKGRPDEEAAVVAGDAGQTVSEVVDAADLKFPESTGTVDLLVTQVDYSVEGNGGTEYPVVHVFGRTADDKQEHVRILGMEPYFYVPTEDIEGRALPEEYDAILDTREENPNGDSFQSIRGKPLTKVIGQTPRDVGQIREEFEEHYEGDILFPNRFLIDKDVSSGLQVPERRLEDGRIQVRYDDEELVAVDAPEETTLRVNTFDIEVDDRNGFPEDGEEPIVCLTSHDSYDDEYVVWLYDAPDAEVDAPDELAGYEPIADSGTVDVRTFDEEAAMLDAFVEYIQETDPDLLTGWNFEDFDMPYVLDRMELVDPSTEYDLSIGRLSRIGEVWRSDWGGPDVKGRVVFDLLYGYKQIVITELESFRLDAIGERELDVGKEHYSGDIGDLWEQDPEQLLEYNLRDVELCVEIDRKQDVVAFWNEVRSLVGSKIEDAPTAGDAVDMYVLHKAYGEFALPSKGQQEAAEEFEGGAVFEPITGVRENVTVLDLKCFSGDTDVLTPAGPRNITELSVDDEIYTLNPDTFECEVKPVVETHAYENSFGELHHLSGNTHDFKITENHRFLASKARGWDEQTPADFEFAEYREFTDTERYAFPNHEPMAGESPATFDMLGEVDGGHVVVYTDDDLRIFRNTVPEAVQGELELAHGSSEAMGLQQKVGKYLIPLETYREHREVVDAHADDLFLMFGRGHRETPLAFEMADWLELLGWYVTEGSIDHAAGRLTLHQKDAGDRRRVQDLLDRMAVNYSVDERGINVSNRYLTDWLAENCGTGYANKQLPDWVFDLDGDLLQGLLDTLVRGDGSVTDSGLQTFWTKSDDLKRAAVDIAVRCGEKPTVSKQSDGTWYVSIGKRGSFQKSTNGSVEPHSGEVYCVTAADNHVVLAGRNGQYQWVGQSLYPMSMATINSSPETKVDPGEYDGETYHAPDGTHFRKEPDGIMREMIDELLTEREEKKRLRDEHEPGSEPYEQYDKQQGSVKVVMNCFSPDTDVLTPKGVRNIRELDVGDEVYSLDPETEEMEVKPVTETHAYPEYDGELVDMQTSTIDLRVTPNHRMLVRKNETNGITEDGYSFVEAGELDDATNYELPHGWTTDHGDELGTVDLVDYVEGEYEVWVRPEVHGHTFAAELGYYPETVTKNDVGQAGYVLDAEEYAEHRAYIESVCEQSFIHREFGRKWIPRTFDGDDFLDLLAWYSTEGSVYTSEEKQFEENHRGSATTVKIAQQKPAVADGGASVEGPSRPESDHAAIGELLDRMGFDCYVDERSYQFTSRLLGETLERLCGGDSFEKQIPEFVFDLSERQKRCFLETLIAGDGDRQPNSWRYTTASDRLRDDVLRLCTHLGLTANYGKNSGSWRIYVTEDAKNTLRMHRSSSRSTAEAGVYCVSVADNHSLLAGRNGTFQFVGQSLYGVSGWDRFRLYDTEGAAAVTATGREVIEFTETASEEIGHDVAYGDTDSVMLSLGPDVDKQEAIEQSFSIEEHINERYDDFAAEELNADSHRFEIEFEKLYRRFFQAGKKKRYAGHIIWKEGKDVDDIDITGFEYKRSDIAPITKRVQKQVIDMIVRGEDLDEIKEYLHEVINEFQEGNVDLEQVGIPGGIGKRLDAYDTDTAQVRGAKYANMVLGTNFQRGSKPKRLYLKKVHPAFWQDIESGAEALDPQTDPLYAEFKRDPDVICFEYPEEVPDSFEIDWDIMLDKTLKGPIERVIEALGLSWDEVKSGQEQTGLGEWA from the coding sequence ATGAACGAGAGCGAGCAGCAGGGACTCGGCGATTTCGCCGTTCCCGACAAGGGCCGACCTGACGAGGAGGCCGCGGTCGTCGCCGGCGACGCAGGGCAGACGGTCAGCGAGGTGGTCGACGCCGCGGACCTGAAGTTCCCAGAGTCAACAGGTACCGTTGATCTCCTCGTAACACAGGTCGACTACTCCGTCGAGGGCAACGGCGGAACTGAGTACCCTGTGGTCCACGTGTTCGGCCGCACGGCCGACGACAAACAGGAACACGTCCGCATTCTCGGGATGGAGCCGTACTTCTACGTCCCCACCGAAGATATCGAGGGCCGGGCACTACCCGAAGAGTACGACGCCATCCTCGACACGCGGGAGGAGAACCCCAACGGCGACTCCTTCCAGTCCATCCGTGGCAAGCCGCTCACCAAGGTCATCGGCCAGACGCCACGAGACGTGGGGCAGATCCGTGAGGAGTTCGAGGAACACTACGAAGGGGACATCCTCTTCCCCAACCGTTTCCTTATCGACAAAGACGTGAGTTCGGGGCTGCAGGTCCCCGAGCGGCGCCTTGAGGACGGCCGGATTCAGGTTCGATACGACGACGAGGAACTGGTGGCTGTCGATGCCCCCGAGGAGACCACCCTCCGAGTCAACACCTTCGACATCGAAGTCGACGACCGCAACGGGTTTCCCGAGGATGGTGAGGAACCAATCGTCTGTCTCACCTCGCACGACTCCTACGATGACGAGTACGTCGTCTGGCTCTACGATGCCCCCGACGCCGAAGTAGACGCGCCCGACGAATTGGCAGGCTATGAACCCATCGCCGATTCGGGCACCGTCGACGTCCGAACGTTCGACGAGGAAGCGGCCATGCTCGACGCCTTCGTCGAGTACATCCAAGAGACGGACCCGGACCTCCTGACGGGCTGGAACTTCGAAGACTTCGACATGCCCTACGTCCTTGACCGTATGGAGCTGGTCGACCCCTCGACCGAGTACGACCTCTCCATCGGCCGCCTCTCTCGCATCGGCGAGGTCTGGCGCTCGGACTGGGGCGGCCCGGACGTGAAAGGGCGTGTGGTGTTCGACCTGCTCTACGGCTACAAACAGATCGTCATCACGGAACTGGAATCGTTCCGGCTCGACGCCATCGGCGAGCGGGAACTCGACGTCGGGAAAGAACACTACTCCGGCGACATCGGCGACCTCTGGGAACAGGACCCCGAACAGCTGTTGGAGTACAACCTCCGGGACGTGGAACTCTGTGTCGAAATCGACCGCAAGCAGGACGTCGTCGCCTTCTGGAACGAGGTGCGTTCGCTAGTCGGGTCGAAAATCGAGGACGCCCCCACCGCGGGCGACGCAGTGGACATGTACGTCCTCCACAAAGCCTACGGTGAGTTCGCGCTCCCCTCGAAGGGCCAGCAGGAAGCCGCCGAAGAGTTCGAAGGTGGTGCCGTCTTTGAGCCCATCACGGGGGTCAGAGAGAACGTCACGGTGCTTGACCTGAAGTGTTTCAGCGGAGACACGGACGTACTCACGCCAGCGGGGCCGCGAAACATCACGGAACTCAGCGTGGACGACGAGATATACACGCTGAACCCGGACACGTTCGAGTGCGAGGTCAAACCTGTCGTCGAAACGCACGCCTACGAGAACTCGTTCGGCGAACTCCACCACCTCAGCGGCAACACGCACGACTTCAAAATCACGGAGAACCACCGGTTTCTCGCCTCGAAAGCACGTGGGTGGGACGAACAGACCCCGGCCGACTTCGAGTTCGCCGAGTACCGAGAGTTCACGGACACCGAACGATACGCCTTCCCGAACCACGAACCGATGGCCGGGGAGTCGCCGGCGACATTCGATATGCTCGGCGAAGTCGACGGCGGTCACGTAGTCGTGTATACCGACGACGACCTTCGCATCTTCCGGAACACGGTCCCCGAGGCGGTGCAGGGCGAACTGGAACTGGCCCACGGCAGTTCCGAAGCGATGGGGCTCCAGCAGAAAGTTGGGAAATACCTGATACCCCTGGAAACCTACCGCGAGCACCGGGAGGTCGTCGACGCCCACGCCGACGACCTGTTCCTGATGTTCGGTCGTGGCCACCGCGAGACACCGCTGGCCTTCGAGATGGCCGACTGGCTGGAGCTCCTCGGCTGGTACGTCACGGAGGGGAGCATCGACCACGCCGCAGGGCGGCTCACGCTGCACCAGAAAGATGCCGGGGATCGGAGACGGGTTCAGGACCTCCTCGACCGAATGGCCGTCAACTACAGCGTCGACGAGCGGGGGATTAACGTCTCCAACAGATACCTCACCGACTGGCTAGCGGAGAACTGCGGAACGGGGTACGCGAACAAGCAGCTCCCGGACTGGGTGTTCGACCTCGACGGTGACCTCCTGCAAGGGCTGCTCGACACGCTCGTTCGCGGTGACGGCAGTGTCACCGACTCCGGACTCCAGACGTTCTGGACGAAAAGCGACGATCTGAAGCGAGCAGCCGTGGACATCGCCGTCCGATGTGGCGAGAAACCGACCGTCTCGAAGCAGTCTGACGGAACGTGGTACGTCTCTATTGGAAAACGGGGGTCGTTCCAGAAATCCACGAATGGCTCAGTCGAACCGCACAGCGGTGAGGTCTACTGCGTGACCGCTGCGGACAACCACGTCGTGCTCGCAGGACGAAACGGCCAGTACCAGTGGGTCGGCCAGTCACTGTACCCCATGTCGATGGCGACCATCAACAGTTCGCCCGAGACGAAAGTCGACCCCGGTGAGTACGACGGCGAGACCTACCACGCCCCCGACGGGACCCACTTCCGAAAGGAGCCCGACGGCATTATGCGGGAGATGATCGACGAACTCCTCACCGAACGCGAGGAGAAAAAGCGACTCCGCGACGAGCACGAACCCGGCTCGGAACCGTACGAGCAGTACGACAAACAGCAGGGGAGTGTCAAGGTCGTGATGAACTGCTTCAGCCCTGACACGGACGTGCTCACCCCCAAGGGGGTCCGGAACATCCGCGAGCTCGATGTCGGCGACGAGGTGTACTCACTCGACCCCGAAACCGAGGAGATGGAGGTCAAGCCCGTCACCGAGACGCACGCCTACCCGGAGTACGACGGGGAGTTGGTCGATATGCAGACCAGCACGATCGATCTCCGCGTGACGCCGAATCACCGTATGCTCGTCCGAAAGAACGAGACCAACGGCATCACGGAGGACGGCTACAGCTTCGTTGAAGCGGGCGAGCTTGACGACGCGACGAACTACGAACTCCCGCATGGCTGGACTACCGACCACGGCGACGAGCTCGGGACTGTCGACCTCGTCGACTACGTCGAAGGTGAGTACGAGGTGTGGGTCCGCCCGGAGGTGCACGGCCATACGTTCGCGGCAGAACTCGGCTACTACCCTGAGACGGTAACAAAGAACGACGTCGGACAGGCGGGCTACGTTCTTGACGCCGAGGAGTACGCCGAACACCGGGCGTACATCGAGTCGGTCTGCGAACAGAGCTTCATCCATCGGGAGTTCGGCCGGAAGTGGATCCCACGGACGTTCGACGGCGACGATTTCCTCGACTTGCTGGCGTGGTATAGTACCGAAGGCAGCGTCTACACCTCCGAGGAGAAGCAGTTCGAGGAGAATCACCGCGGTTCGGCGACGACAGTCAAGATCGCACAGCAAAAGCCCGCAGTGGCTGACGGTGGCGCGAGTGTCGAGGGGCCGAGCCGTCCCGAGAGCGACCATGCAGCCATCGGCGAGCTGCTCGATCGCATGGGGTTCGACTGCTACGTCGACGAGCGTAGCTATCAGTTCACGTCGCGGCTGCTTGGCGAGACACTTGAACGGCTCTGTGGCGGGGACAGCTTCGAGAAGCAGATCCCCGAGTTCGTGTTCGACCTGAGCGAGCGACAGAAGCGCTGTTTCCTCGAGACGCTCATTGCTGGGGACGGAGACCGGCAGCCGAATTCGTGGCGGTACACCACCGCTAGTGACCGACTCCGCGACGACGTGCTCCGTCTTTGCACGCATCTCGGACTGACAGCCAACTACGGCAAGAACAGCGGCTCGTGGCGCATCTACGTCACAGAGGACGCAAAGAACACGCTCCGGATGCACCGGAGTAGTTCGAGGAGTACTGCTGAAGCCGGTGTCTACTGTGTCAGCGTCGCGGACAACCACTCCCTGCTGGCCGGACGAAACGGCACGTTCCAGTTCGTTGGCCAGTCACTCTACGGTGTGTCGGGCTGGGACCGTTTCCGCCTCTACGACACCGAGGGGGCGGCAGCGGTGACGGCGACGGGCCGGGAGGTCATCGAGTTCACCGAGACGGCGTCTGAGGAGATCGGCCACGACGTCGCGTACGGTGACACCGACTCCGTGATGCTTTCGCTGGGTCCCGATGTGGACAAGCAGGAAGCCATCGAGCAGTCCTTCTCTATCGAGGAGCACATCAACGAGCGCTACGATGACTTCGCGGCCGAGGAACTCAACGCCGACTCCCACCGCTTCGAAATCGAATTCGAGAAGCTCTACCGACGGTTCTTCCAGGCGGGCAAGAAGAAACGCTACGCGGGCCACATCATCTGGAAGGAGGGCAAAGACGTCGACGACATCGACATCACGGGGTTCGAGTACAAACGCTCGGATATCGCGCCAATCACCAAGCGGGTCCAGAAGCAGGTCATCGACATGATCGTCCGCGGGGAGGACCTCGACGAGATCAAGGAGTACCTCCACGAGGTCATCAACGAGTTCCAGGAGGGGAACGTCGACTTAGAGCAGGTCGGCATCCCCGGCGGGATCGGCAAGCGTCTGGACGCCTACGACACCGACACCGCGCAGGTCCGCGGCGCGAAGTACGCCAACATGGTGCTGGGGACGAACTTCCAGCGCGGCTCCAAACCCAAGCGGCTCTACCTGAAGAAGGTCCACCCAGCGTTCTGGCAGGATATCGAGTCCGGTGCGGAGGCACTGGACCCCCAAACCGACCCGCTCTATGCGGAGTTCAAGCGGGACCCGGATGTGATCTGTTTCGAGTACCCCGAGGAGGTGCCCGACAGCTTCGAGATCGACTGGGACATTATGCTCGACAAGACGCTCAAAGGGCCCATCGAGCGAGTCATCGAAGCGTTGGGGCTCTCGTGGGACGAGGTTAAATCTGGACAGGAACAGACCGGTCTCGGGGAATGGGCCTGA
- a CDS encoding glutamine amidotransferase of anthranilate synthase (TIGRFAM: Glutamine amidotransferase of anthranilate synthase~KEGG: hbo:Hbor_25070 aminodeoxychorismate synthase, glutamine amidotransferase subunit~PFAM: Glutamine amidotransferase class-I, C-terminal): protein MSDQQILVIDNYDSFVYNLVQYVGEFAGEVTVRRNDAISLDGIREFDPDGIVVSPGPGTPESAGVSIPIFVEMAYPTLGVCLGHQALCAANGAPVGHADEVVHGKPSRISHDGEGVFAGLGQRIKVGRYHSLAVARDDIPNVLVETASTDDERDVVMAVRHRELPHVGVQFHPESILTDGGKRMVRNFLTICQGWER, encoded by the coding sequence ATGAGCGACCAACAGATCCTCGTCATCGACAACTACGACTCGTTTGTCTACAACCTCGTCCAATACGTCGGCGAGTTCGCTGGCGAGGTCACCGTGCGCCGGAACGACGCCATCAGCCTCGACGGCATCCGAGAGTTCGATCCGGACGGCATCGTCGTCTCGCCCGGTCCCGGGACACCTGAGTCCGCCGGCGTCTCGATCCCCATATTTGTGGAGATGGCCTACCCGACACTCGGGGTCTGCCTGGGCCATCAAGCGCTCTGTGCGGCAAACGGTGCACCCGTGGGCCACGCCGACGAGGTTGTCCACGGGAAGCCTTCGCGAATCAGCCACGACGGTGAGGGGGTGTTCGCCGGCCTGGGCCAGCGAATCAAGGTCGGGCGCTATCACTCGCTTGCAGTGGCGCGTGACGACATCCCCAACGTGCTGGTCGAAACCGCGTCGACGGACGACGAGCGGGACGTGGTGATGGCGGTCCGTCATCGGGAACTCCCTCACGTTGGCGTCCAGTTTCACCCAGAGAGTATCCTGACAGACGGCGGGAAACGCATGGTTCGGAACTTCCTCACCATCTGCCAGGGGTGGGAGCGATGA
- a CDS encoding Rieske (2Fe-2S) iron-sulfur domain-containing protein (PFAM: Rieske [2Fe-2S] iron-sulphur domain~KEGG: hmu:Hmuk_3084 Rieske (2Fe-2S) domain protein), with translation MPSGERITDVAAVSAESTLLVTVAESESGEQREAILVQTETGVKGWFNYCQHWRDVNFDQGDGAMIRDGELVCTRHGATFETDDGECTFGPCEGAVLDELAVQTTDEGVFLDSPAYELVHVGPAEEDDDDDIDLSTESRIGF, from the coding sequence ATGCCGAGCGGGGAACGAATCACCGATGTGGCGGCGGTATCGGCGGAGAGCACACTTCTCGTCACGGTCGCGGAGAGCGAGAGTGGTGAGCAACGGGAAGCCATCCTCGTCCAAACCGAGACCGGTGTCAAGGGCTGGTTCAACTACTGTCAGCACTGGCGGGACGTGAACTTCGACCAGGGCGACGGCGCGATGATTCGAGACGGCGAGCTCGTCTGTACTCGCCACGGCGCGACCTTCGAGACGGATGACGGCGAGTGCACGTTCGGCCCCTGTGAGGGGGCGGTCCTCGATGAACTCGCAGTCCAGACGACCGACGAAGGCGTGTTCCTCGACAGCCCAGCCTACGAACTCGTTCACGTCGGGCCTGCTGAGGAGGACGATGACGACGACATCGACCTGTCGACTGAATCCCGCATCGGCTTCTGA
- a CDS encoding hypothetical protein (KEGG: htu:Htur_1498 hypothetical protein) — protein MVNHDGSRPRASSGDRMEPTTEPGFETVESYDVEDGIVLYDAENPLAWVRTDGPVALEDRR, from the coding sequence ATGGTGAACCACGACGGCTCCCGACCGAGAGCCTCGAGCGGTGACCGCATGGAGCCCACAACGGAGCCCGGCTTCGAGACAGTCGAATCCTACGACGTTGAGGACGGCATCGTGCTCTATGATGCCGAGAACCCGCTCGCGTGGGTGCGGACGGACGGTCCAGTCGCTCTCGAGGACCGCCGCTGA
- a CDS encoding para-aminobenzoate synthase component I (TIGRFAM: Para-aminobenzoate synthase/anthranilate synthase, component I~KEGG: htu:Htur_1366 para-aminobenzoate synthase component I~PFAM: Chorismate binding, C-terminal; Anthranilate synthase component I, N-terminal) yields MTDATVVTSADQFHAVAADAPPGSRIPVEVRTTVVDPFGAYRRARRDRGGAYLETTGGQSGWGYFGVDAVDVLTVSADAVLADNWWADAVGPKQSATLDALDGLLAGESLVRGDCETPYPCGALGWLSYDIARELESLPGEDDGHRDLPRLQIGVYDCLAAWEEPRDGETTLRVTACPVIPETATEAAIGACYDRALAKACELARRTQTGDPSVGESTVDADEALFESTTGREAFAERVRRVKQYVRDGDTFQANISQRLVAPAAVHPVDAYAALREVNPAPYSGLLEFRDVDLVSASPELLLDRNGDELLTEPIAGTRPRGDTEREDTSLENDLLTDEKERAEHAMLVDLERNDLGKVSAYGSVSVSEYRRVDRYSEVMHLVSLVEGRLREDGTLADAVAATFPGGTITGAPKPRTMEIIDELEERRRGPYTGSMALFGFDGRATLNIIIRTLVRHGDEYHLSVGAGIVHDSDPDAEYDETLAKARGLVRAVDTALEQSSLGIDDTASPTGERKEAEAER; encoded by the coding sequence ATGACCGACGCCACGGTCGTCACGTCTGCTGACCAGTTCCACGCCGTGGCTGCCGACGCCCCTCCTGGCTCCCGCATTCCCGTCGAGGTTCGGACGACCGTCGTCGACCCGTTCGGTGCCTACCGCCGCGCCCGCCGAGACCGTGGTGGCGCCTATCTCGAGACCACTGGCGGCCAGTCTGGCTGGGGCTACTTCGGCGTCGACGCCGTCGACGTACTCACCGTTTCTGCCGACGCTGTCCTCGCCGACAACTGGTGGGCCGATGCTGTCGGGCCGAAACAGTCCGCGACGCTCGACGCGCTCGATGGGTTGCTCGCCGGCGAATCACTCGTCCGTGGTGACTGCGAGACGCCCTATCCGTGTGGCGCGCTGGGGTGGCTCTCTTACGACATTGCCAGAGAACTGGAGTCCCTTCCGGGTGAGGACGATGGTCACCGCGACCTGCCACGACTCCAAATTGGTGTGTACGACTGTCTCGCCGCGTGGGAGGAGCCCCGGGATGGTGAAACGACACTCAGAGTTACGGCCTGCCCAGTTATCCCCGAAACCGCCACTGAGGCGGCTATCGGCGCTTGTTACGACCGGGCGCTCGCGAAGGCGTGTGAACTCGCCCGCCGCACGCAGACCGGCGACCCGTCGGTCGGCGAATCGACTGTCGACGCCGACGAGGCGTTGTTCGAGAGCACGACCGGTCGCGAGGCGTTCGCCGAACGGGTCCGGCGCGTAAAACAGTACGTCCGAGACGGTGACACGTTTCAGGCGAATATTTCCCAGCGGCTGGTCGCGCCGGCTGCGGTCCACCCGGTCGACGCCTACGCCGCACTCCGCGAGGTTAATCCCGCACCCTACTCCGGGCTGCTTGAGTTCCGCGATGTCGACCTGGTGAGTGCGAGCCCAGAGCTCTTACTGGACCGTAACGGCGACGAACTGCTGACCGAACCCATCGCGGGCACCCGCCCCCGCGGCGACACCGAACGAGAAGACACCTCGCTGGAGAACGACCTACTCACTGACGAGAAAGAGCGTGCTGAGCACGCGATGCTGGTGGACCTCGAACGGAACGACCTGGGAAAAGTCAGCGCCTACGGGAGTGTCTCGGTGTCGGAGTACCGCCGAGTCGACCGCTACAGCGAAGTAATGCATCTGGTCTCGCTGGTCGAGGGGCGTCTCCGTGAGGACGGCACGCTCGCCGATGCCGTCGCCGCTACCTTCCCCGGCGGCACCATCACCGGCGCGCCGAAACCCCGGACGATGGAGATTATCGACGAACTCGAAGAACGCCGACGCGGCCCCTATACGGGGAGCATGGCCCTCTTTGGCTTCGACGGCCGAGCGACACTCAACATCATTATCCGGACGCTGGTGCGCCACGGCGACGAGTACCACCTGAGCGTCGGCGCGGGCATCGTCCACGACTCCGACCCCGACGCAGAGTACGACGAAACGCTGGCGAAGGCGCGAGGCCTCGTCCGAGCCGTCGACACGGCGCTGGAGCAGAGTAGCCTCGGTATCGACGACACCGCTTCGCCGACTGGAGAGAGGAAAGAGGCGGAGGCCGAACGATGA
- a CDS encoding D-amino-acid transaminase (KEGG: hbo:Hbor_25080 branched chain amino acid aminotransferase apoenzyme~PFAM: Aminotransferase, class IV), producing MSETDDLLFHVNGDLVPVDEATVSVRDRGFKYGDAAFETLHAYGGDVFGWAAHADRLANTCDLLKIDHGLGREDLHERIRETLEANELDDAYVRLSISRGVQPGKLDPQPAVDPTVVIIVKPLPRGGVGGEAVWDGPATLETVKTRRVPDNAVPAAAKTHNYLNGILARLELRGSDADEALLLDSEGYAAEGATSNVFAVDGDGLVTPALSGPVLPGVTRATVIDIAAKEGIPVRETRVLPKVLREAEEVFCTNSTWEVRPVDSVDGATVGGGPVTQLLVQSYRERVEKRFY from the coding sequence ATGAGCGAGACCGACGACCTGCTGTTCCACGTGAACGGCGACCTCGTGCCGGTCGACGAGGCGACCGTCTCCGTGCGGGACCGCGGGTTCAAATACGGCGACGCGGCGTTCGAAACGCTCCACGCCTACGGCGGTGACGTGTTCGGCTGGGCGGCTCATGCCGACCGGCTGGCCAACACCTGTGACCTGCTGAAGATCGATCATGGGCTGGGCCGGGAGGACCTCCACGAGCGAATCCGTGAGACGCTCGAGGCGAACGAACTGGACGACGCCTACGTCCGCCTCTCCATCTCCCGCGGGGTCCAGCCAGGGAAACTCGACCCGCAGCCAGCGGTAGACCCGACAGTCGTCATCATCGTCAAACCACTCCCGCGAGGTGGCGTGGGTGGTGAAGCAGTCTGGGACGGTCCGGCCACGCTCGAAACCGTCAAAACCCGTCGGGTTCCCGACAATGCGGTGCCAGCGGCGGCGAAGACCCACAACTACCTCAACGGGATTCTCGCCCGCCTGGAACTGCGGGGCTCTGACGCCGACGAGGCGTTGCTGCTCGACAGCGAGGGCTACGCCGCTGAAGGCGCGACGAGCAACGTCTTCGCCGTCGACGGGGATGGGCTTGTCACCCCAGCCCTCTCCGGGCCAGTCCTGCCGGGTGTGACGCGTGCGACGGTCATCGATATCGCAGCAAAAGAGGGAATTCCGGTCCGGGAGACGAGGGTCCTCCCGAAGGTGCTCCGAGAGGCCGAGGAAGTGTTCTGTACCAACTCGACGTGGGAGGTCAGACCGGTGGACTCCGTGGACGGGGCCACTGTTGGCGGCGGGCCGGTAACGCAGTTGCTCGTCCAGAGCTACCGCGAGCGGGTGGAGAAACGGTTCTACTGA